The following nucleotide sequence is from Ferruginibacter lapsinanis.
ACATTCACATTCTGACAGGCTATTCAATACGGCCTGATCGTGTTAGTTTGTTTTGTTTTTTACCTTCTCGTTACTCTGTGAATGATTTCGGCAATGTTATTTGCTGAAAAATGCTGCGTATTTAATGATCTAAATACAGTCTATATGAAAAAGATTCTGCTAATAGAGGATAATGATAATATTCGGGAAAGTACAGCTGAAATTCTTGAAATGACACAATATGATGTAATAACGGCAGAAAACGGAAAGATAGGGGTAGAGCTGGCCTTGAAAGAAAAACCTGATCTTATCATTTGCGATATTATGATGCCGTTGTTAGATGGTTATGGGGTGCTTCATATGCTACAGAAAAATGATGCTACCAAAAATGTTCCTTTCATTTTTCTTACGGCAAAAGCAGATCGATCAGATTTTAGAAAGGGCATGGAAGGCGGGGCGGATGATTATGTTACCAAACCATTTAATGTTACTGAATTACTTAGTGCTGTAGAGATACGATTGAAAAAGGCAGCGCAAATAAAAAGTGAGCTTACTGAAAATGTAGATGGTGTAGTAGTAAAACCAAATGAAAATAAAAAATACGACAGTTTAGAAGAGTTGATAAGTGGCCGGAATATTGTAAAATATAAAAAGAAGCAGTTGGTTTTTTTGGAAGGCAGTCGCCCTAATTCTTTGTTTTATGTGCAAAAGGGTAAAGTCAAAACATATAAGACAAACGAAGATGGAAAAGGGTTAGTTGTGGGGCTATATAATGAAGGAGATTTCTTGGGACATCTTGCTTTGTTTGAAAACACCAATTACCACGAAACAGCTGAAGCAATGGAAGCCACAGAATTGGCTGTTATCCCCAGAGAAGATTTTGAGGAAATACTGGAAAGCAATCACGAGGTAATTCGCAAGTTTACTCAACTACTTGCAAAGAATATTTCAGAAAAGGAAATTCAATTATTGGGGCTTGCATATAATTCACTTCGAAGAAAAGTGGCGGATGCGTTGGTTGCATTAAATAAAAAATACAATGCAACAGAAAAGGAAAACTTTTCTATCGGTATAAGCAGGGATAATCTGGCAGCGATAGCCGGTACAGCTACCGAGTCTCTCATCAGAACGCTAGGTGATTTTAAAAATGAAAAATTAATTGATATTGTAAATGGATCTATTATAATTTTAAATGAGAAAAAACTGGAGCGTATTATAAATTGAGTAATACTTATCTTTTAATGATTCCGTTCTCTGCCATGTTGCCTACTATCATCTTACCATATTCATGAGCAAGTTCTTCGGCTGAACTTGGATTGAATGATCTGGTTTGAACTGAGTAAAGTAATTCTTTACTTTGTAAGTCGTAGAAATTACTTTCCCAAAAGTATTTAGTATCAACCATGTAATACCCTGGAGTATATATCCTGTCATAAATAGTAGAATAATAACCCCAAAAATGCCTGTGATATACTGAGTAAGGAGAATAATAAACATTTCCCGGAACATAATATTTCTCTCTTTGTTTGTCGAGCAGCACAATGGTGATCACTGCGTCTATGCCACTGTTATAGAGTTTTTCTACAACTTCGCTCTCTTTCATATTTTCAAAAGATTTCGGGCCATATTCCTTAAGAGATGAAACACTTGTGTAACCGTGTTCAGCCAAATCGCCGGTTAAATGATCTTCCATTTTTTCACGGAGATTCCGGTTATTGTTATTTATCAGGCCCACCACCATTATTTTGTTATATGTTTTATCAGGTATTGTGGCAGCTTTCCAAGAATTTGTAATTCGGGAAGTGGAGCAGCTTAATATAAAAAGAAGCAATATGCTCATTATAATTGATTGCGTCTTCATAATGTATTAGTTTAGAACAACAAGGTACTGTAACAGATAAATCATCACAATGATCATTGTCAGCG
It contains:
- a CDS encoding response regulator; the encoded protein is MKKILLIEDNDNIRESTAEILEMTQYDVITAENGKIGVELALKEKPDLIICDIMMPLLDGYGVLHMLQKNDATKNVPFIFLTAKADRSDFRKGMEGGADDYVTKPFNVTELLSAVEIRLKKAAQIKSELTENVDGVVVKPNENKKYDSLEELISGRNIVKYKKKQLVFLEGSRPNSLFYVQKGKVKTYKTNEDGKGLVVGLYNEGDFLGHLALFENTNYHETAEAMEATELAVIPREDFEEILESNHEVIRKFTQLLAKNISEKEIQLLGLAYNSLRRKVADALVALNKKYNATEKENFSIGISRDNLAAIAGTATESLIRTLGDFKNEKLIDIVNGSIIILNEKKLERIIN